In Vigna angularis cultivar LongXiaoDou No.4 chromosome 8, ASM1680809v1, whole genome shotgun sequence, one DNA window encodes the following:
- the LOC108343782 gene encoding uncharacterized protein LOC108343782, protein MASTSLLHLLRSQSSRHFCRTTPSAYQCFRSSTCGRPITPNPSLKTSSHLAVFQRRCASPAPATEEDDKISIGPRGGGQSVEPDKETGVVYHGPISNTIKKVKLLSLSTCCLSVSLGPVITFMTSPDMNVILKGAVASSVIFLSASTTAALHWFVSPYIHKLRWQPGSDSFEVEMLSWLATSIPKTIKFSDIRPPQTQRPFVTFKANGNFYFVDAEHCHNKALLARLTPQKGTHDSAFKNL, encoded by the exons ATGGCAAGCACCTCTCTCCTTCACTTGCTGCGATCACAGAGTTCCCGCCACTTCTGCAGAACAACTCCTTCAG CATACCAATGTTTTAGGTCCTCAACTTGTGGACGGCCCATTACACCCAATCCATCTCTTAAAACTTCCTCCCATCTTGCTGTTTTCCAAAGAAGATGCGCATCACCAGCACCAGCTACAGAGGAAGATGACAAGATTAGCATTGGACCTCGTGGTGGAGGACAATCGGTGGAACCTGACAAGGAAACTGGAGTTGTTTATCATGGCCCGATCTCAAACACCATAAAGAAAGTAAAACTTTTGTCTCTCTCAACTTGCTGCCTCTCAGTGTCCCTCGGTCCGGTCATAACCTTCATGACATCCCCCGACATGAATGTCATCCTGAAAGGTGCAGTGGCATCATCTGTAATATTCCTGAGTGCTTCTACAACTGCTGCCCTTCATTGGTTCGTTAGCCCGTATATTCACAAACTCAGGTGGCAGCCAGGTTCAGACAGCTTCGAGGTGGAGATGCTGTCCTGGCTGGCAACTTCAATTCCAAAGACTATCAAGTTTTCCGATATTCGCCCACCGCAAACCCAGAGACCTTTTGTGACATTTAAGGCCAATGGGAACTTTTACTTTGTGGACGCAGAGCACTGTCACAATAAGGCGCTTCTGGCTAGACTCACCCCACAAAAAGGGACTCATGATTCGGCTTTCAAAAACTTGTGA
- the LOC108345585 gene encoding elongation factor 1-alpha, with protein sequence MGKEKVHISIVVIGHVDSGKSTTTGHLIYKLGGIDKRVIERFEKEAAEMNKRSFKYAWVLDKLKAERERGITIDIALWKFETTKYYCTVIDAPGHRDFIKNMITGTSQADCAVLIIDSTTGGFEAGISKDGQTREHALLSFTLGVKQMICCCNKMDATTPKYSKARYDEIVKEVSSYLKKVGYNPDKIPFVPISGFEGDNMIERSTNLDWYKGPTLLDALDQITEPKRPSDKPLRLPLQDVYKIGGIGTVPVGRVETGVIKPGMVVTFAPSGLTTEVKSVEMHHEALTEALPGDNVGFNVKNVAVKDLKRGYVASNSKDDPAKEAANFTSQVIIMNHPGQIGNGYAPVLDCHTSHIAVKFAELMTKIDRRSGKELEKEPKFLKNGDAGFVKMIPTKPMVVETFSEYPPLGRFAVRDMRQTVAVGVIKSVEKKDPTGAKVTKAAQKKK encoded by the exons ATGGGTAAGGAAAAGGTTCACATCAGTATTGTGGTCATTGGCCATGTCGACTCTGGGAAGTCTACTACCACTGGCCATCTGATTTACAAGCTTGGAGGAATTGACAAGCGTGTGATTGAGAGGTTCGAGAAGGAAGCTGCTGAGATGAACAAGAGGTCATTCAAGTATGCCTGGGTGCTTGACAAGCTTAAGGCTGAGCGTGAAAGAGGGATCACAATTGATATTGCGTTGTGGAAGTTTGAAACCACCAAGTACTACTGCACTGTCATTGATGCTCCCGGACACAGGGATTTCATTAAGAACATGATTACAGGGACATCCCAAGCTGACTGTGCTGTGCTGATCATTGATTCCACCACTGGTGGTTTTGAAGCTGGAATTTCTAAGGATGGGCAAACCCGTGAACATGCTCTTCTTTCCTTCACTCTTGGTGTGAAGCAGATGATTTGTTGCTGTAacaag ATGGATGCCACTACACCCAAGTACTCCAAGGCTAGGTATGATGAAATTGTGAAGGAAGTCTCCTCCTACTTGAAGAAAGTGGGATACAATCCAGACAAGATTCCTTTTGTTCCAATCTCTGGTTTTGAGGGAGACAACATGATTGAGAGGTCCACAAACCTCGACTGGTACAAGGGACCTACCTTGCTTGATGCACTTGACCAGATCACTGAGCCCAAGAGGCCATCAGACAAGCCCCTCAGGCTTCCTCTTCAGGATGTCTACAAGATTGGAGGAATCGGAACTGTGCCTGTCGGACGTGTTGAAACTGGTGTCATCAAGCCTGGAATGGTGGTGACTTTTGCACCAAGTGGACTGACAACTGAAGTTAAGTCTGTTGAGATGCACCATGAAGCTCTCACAGAAGCTCTCCCAGGTGACAACGTTGGGTTCAATGTGAAGAATGTTGCTGTTAAGGATCTCAAGCGTGGTTATGTTGCTTCAAACTCCAAGGATGATCCTGCTAAGGAGGCTGCTAACTTCACCTCCCAGGTTATCATCATGAACCACCCTGGTCAGATTGGAAATGGCTATGCCCCTGTTCTGGATTGCCACACCTCCCACATTGCTGTCAAGTTCGCagaacttatgaccaagattgaCAGGCGTTCTGGCAAAGAGCTCGAGAAGGAGCCTAAGTTCTTGAAGAATGGTGATGCTGGTTTCGTGAAGATGATTCCAACCAAACCAATGGTGGTGGAGACTTTCTCTGAGTACCCACCTCTTGGACGTTTTGCTGTGAGGGACATGCGTCAAACTGTGGCTGTGGGAGTCATCAAGAGCGTTGAGAAGAAGGACCCCACTGGAGCCAAGGTCACCAAGGCTGCCCAAAAGAAGAAGTGA